The following proteins are co-located in the Paludibaculum fermentans genome:
- a CDS encoding family 78 glycoside hydrolase catalytic domain: protein MKQLPVLLALTAVSLSAALLPARLECEARVNPVGIDTARPRLGWALKSDGNGARQTAYQILVAGSMEALKPGSADLWDSGRVSSANQSWIEYAGKPLQPFQHYYWTVRVWDAAGRASGWSEPAQWTTALLQSSDMRGSWIAHPDHSLRSGPLPIFRREFRLEKPLRSAVVLVAGAGFHELRINGQKVGDHVLAPAWTNFRSTMLYETFDVKTALRPGRNALGVLLGNGFYNVAGGRYVKYSGSFGHPRLWLQLHLEYRDGSTQDIATDGSWKTADGPITFSCLYGGEDYDARREQPGWDSPGFDDSTWRRAGGVEAPGGVLRAQSSPAIRVQQTYPAVQVTEPKPGVYVYDLGQNFSGWPRVTASGPAGSTVKMIPGELLDKDGLVTQRSSGGPNSFSYTLKGEGREVWSPRFSYYGFRYVQVEGLKPEAVEGQFVHLDAPRTGKFECSNETFNRVHKLIDAAVRSNLQHSLTDCPHREKLGWLEQTYLMGPSILANWDLRAFLPKMTRDMHEAQTVDGLVPDIAPEYVTFGRGFRDSPEWGSAAVLVPWLAWQWYGDRRILEDAYPMMQRYSDYLESQKEKGLLSYGLGDWYDIGPKAPGYSQLTPQGVTASATYLEDLRVVRQAAALLGKPQDAQRYAARYDTLLAAFKKEFYQPGGPSYATGSQTSLAVPLAMGIAPAAARPKLVEKLVADIRAKGNHTSAGDIGYHYVLAALLQAGRSDVIFDMANEKTAPSYAAQLAAGSTALTEAWDSNPNSSQNHFMLGHIEEWFYAGLAGLRTDPAAPGLSHLILQPEPVGDVTWAKASWDSPRGLIAVEWRIEGGKFRYTVDLPPGVSAEVRMPAGAPKAIGSGHHSLESAFQAK, encoded by the coding sequence ATGAAGCAACTACCTGTCCTCCTGGCTCTGACCGCCGTCTCGCTCTCCGCTGCACTCCTGCCCGCCCGTTTGGAATGCGAAGCCCGTGTGAATCCCGTGGGCATCGATACCGCCAGGCCGCGCCTGGGCTGGGCCTTGAAATCGGATGGGAATGGAGCACGCCAGACCGCCTACCAGATCCTGGTCGCCGGCAGCATGGAGGCGCTCAAGCCGGGGTCGGCGGATCTATGGGACTCGGGCCGCGTGTCCTCCGCCAACCAGAGCTGGATCGAGTATGCCGGCAAGCCGCTGCAGCCGTTCCAGCACTACTACTGGACCGTGCGGGTTTGGGATGCCGCGGGCCGGGCGTCCGGCTGGAGTGAGCCTGCCCAATGGACCACAGCGCTGCTTCAGTCATCCGACATGCGCGGCAGTTGGATCGCGCATCCCGATCACAGCCTGCGGTCAGGCCCGCTGCCGATTTTTCGCAGGGAGTTCCGGTTGGAGAAGCCCCTGCGCAGCGCGGTCGTGCTGGTGGCCGGGGCTGGTTTCCATGAGTTGCGGATCAATGGCCAAAAGGTGGGCGACCATGTGCTGGCTCCGGCCTGGACTAACTTCCGGTCCACCATGCTCTACGAGACCTTCGACGTGAAGACGGCCCTCCGTCCGGGCCGCAATGCCTTGGGCGTCCTGCTGGGCAACGGCTTCTACAATGTAGCCGGCGGCCGCTATGTGAAATACTCCGGCTCCTTCGGGCATCCGCGGCTTTGGCTGCAGCTTCATCTGGAATACAGGGATGGCTCCACCCAGGACATCGCCACCGATGGCTCGTGGAAGACCGCGGATGGGCCCATCACGTTCTCGTGCCTGTACGGCGGCGAGGACTACGATGCCCGGCGCGAACAGCCGGGTTGGGATTCGCCCGGCTTCGACGATTCCACCTGGCGTCGTGCGGGCGGAGTGGAAGCGCCCGGCGGCGTGCTGCGGGCGCAGTCGAGCCCCGCTATCCGTGTCCAGCAGACTTATCCCGCGGTGCAGGTGACCGAGCCGAAGCCGGGCGTTTACGTCTACGACCTGGGGCAGAACTTCTCCGGGTGGCCGCGGGTGACTGCCAGTGGTCCCGCCGGCTCAACCGTCAAGATGATCCCCGGTGAACTGCTCGACAAAGACGGGCTGGTCACGCAGCGCTCGTCCGGCGGTCCCAATTCGTTCAGCTACACCCTGAAGGGCGAGGGCAGGGAAGTGTGGTCGCCGCGCTTCAGTTACTACGGCTTCCGCTATGTCCAGGTAGAGGGCCTTAAGCCCGAGGCCGTGGAGGGACAGTTCGTCCATCTGGACGCCCCGCGAACCGGTAAGTTCGAATGCTCAAACGAGACATTCAACCGGGTGCACAAGCTGATCGACGCCGCTGTCCGCAGCAACCTCCAGCACTCGCTGACGGACTGCCCGCACCGTGAGAAGCTCGGCTGGCTGGAACAGACCTACCTGATGGGGCCTTCCATCCTTGCCAATTGGGATCTGCGCGCTTTCCTGCCGAAGATGACCCGCGATATGCACGAGGCGCAGACCGTGGATGGCCTGGTGCCCGACATCGCGCCGGAGTACGTCACCTTTGGACGCGGCTTCCGCGATTCGCCGGAGTGGGGCAGCGCGGCGGTGCTGGTGCCCTGGCTGGCGTGGCAGTGGTACGGAGACAGGCGCATTCTCGAGGACGCCTACCCGATGATGCAGCGCTATAGCGACTATCTGGAGAGCCAGAAGGAGAAGGGGTTGCTGTCCTATGGGCTGGGCGACTGGTACGACATCGGGCCGAAAGCGCCGGGCTATTCGCAGTTGACGCCGCAGGGCGTCACCGCTTCGGCTACCTATCTGGAAGACCTGCGTGTGGTGCGGCAGGCGGCGGCGCTATTGGGCAAACCGCAGGATGCGCAGCGCTACGCCGCGCGCTATGACACTCTGCTAGCGGCCTTTAAGAAAGAGTTCTACCAGCCCGGCGGGCCCTCCTATGCGACCGGCAGCCAGACCTCGCTCGCAGTACCCCTGGCCATGGGCATCGCTCCGGCTGCCGCCCGGCCGAAGTTGGTGGAGAAGCTGGTGGCCGACATCCGCGCCAAGGGCAACCACACCTCGGCCGGGGACATTGGCTACCACTACGTGCTGGCCGCCCTGTTGCAGGCCGGGCGTAGCGACGTCATCTTTGACATGGCGAATGAGAAGACCGCGCCCAGCTATGCCGCCCAGTTGGCCGCTGGGTCTACCGCCTTGACCGAAGCCTGGGATTCCAACCCGAACAGCTCGCAGAATCACTTCATGCTCGGGCACATTGAGGAGTGGTTTTATGCCGGCCTGGCTGGGTTGCGCACGGATCCCGCCGCTCCAGGCTTGAGCCACCTGATTCTCCAGCCGGAGCCGGTTGGGGACGTGACCTGGGCCAAGGCGTCCTGGGATAGCCCTCGCGGGCTCATCGCGGTGGAATGGCGGATCGAAGGCGGCAAGTTCCGCTATACGGTCGATCTGCCACCCGGGGTCTCGGCGGAAGTCAGGATGCCCGCCGGTGCGCCCAAGGCGATTGGATCGGGCCACCACTCGTTGGAGTCAGCTTTTCAGGCCAAGTGA
- a CDS encoding sigma 54-interacting transcriptional regulator → MGAFHESDRHFLHSVANLGYCNPFLTERVELERAVLGREFQSGGPVWSASVSDPAATRPNVPPITRKVEAAIGRLRQCLADAADVQPEELSDYAETVHYLLYHRYYPRFANPGKQPLYRDFLADWNRLCHVPGKRFESALPPAHLFACFRQIQRAFHAIYDRIIGNSMPAARLRASIWQSVFTHDMRRYHRTLYRKMGEFPTLITGPSGTGKELIARAIAGSRYVPFDPDRLEFLEPVAESFLPINLAALSPTLIESELFGHRRGAFTGAIGDRHGWLEACPEAGSVFLDELGEMEHAIQVKLLRVIETRCFSAVGDTAVREFHGKLIAATNRDLPREIRAGRFREDLYYRLCADLIRTPSLAEQLADAPEVMHELLLHMTKRTVGDEAERCLPEVETWIGQNLPVDYAWPGNYRELEQCVRNVVIRRSYRPLEASVTAEDDLVTAFRNGTLTAEELLARYAAQVYQLTGSYEEAARRMGLDRRTVKAKVEAFLQSGAPSLGLKS, encoded by the coding sequence ATGGGTGCCTTCCATGAGTCCGACCGCCACTTCCTCCACTCCGTCGCCAACCTAGGTTACTGCAATCCCTTCTTGACGGAGCGGGTCGAGCTCGAACGCGCCGTACTCGGCCGCGAATTCCAGTCCGGCGGACCCGTCTGGAGCGCCTCGGTCTCCGATCCGGCCGCCACCCGCCCGAACGTCCCGCCGATCACCCGGAAAGTGGAAGCAGCCATCGGCCGGCTGCGGCAATGCCTGGCGGATGCCGCTGACGTCCAACCGGAAGAATTGTCCGATTACGCCGAGACCGTCCACTACCTGCTCTACCACCGCTACTACCCGCGCTTCGCCAACCCAGGCAAACAGCCTCTCTACCGCGACTTCCTGGCCGACTGGAACCGGCTTTGCCATGTACCCGGCAAGCGGTTCGAATCCGCGCTGCCGCCCGCCCACCTGTTCGCCTGCTTCCGGCAGATCCAGCGCGCCTTCCACGCGATCTACGACCGCATCATCGGGAACTCGATGCCCGCCGCCCGGCTGCGTGCCAGCATCTGGCAATCGGTCTTCACCCATGACATGCGGCGCTACCACCGGACGCTCTACCGCAAGATGGGCGAGTTTCCGACGCTGATCACCGGCCCTTCCGGCACGGGCAAGGAACTCATCGCGCGGGCCATCGCCGGCTCACGGTATGTGCCCTTCGATCCCGACCGCCTGGAGTTCCTGGAGCCGGTGGCGGAGTCGTTCCTGCCCATCAACCTGGCCGCGCTCTCACCCACCCTGATCGAATCGGAGCTGTTCGGCCACCGGCGCGGGGCGTTCACAGGCGCGATTGGTGACCGCCACGGCTGGCTGGAGGCGTGCCCGGAGGCGGGCTCGGTCTTTCTGGACGAACTCGGAGAGATGGAGCACGCGATCCAGGTGAAGCTGCTGCGCGTGATCGAAACGCGCTGTTTCTCAGCCGTCGGGGATACAGCGGTACGAGAGTTCCATGGCAAGCTGATCGCGGCTACCAACCGCGACCTGCCACGGGAGATCCGGGCCGGACGCTTTCGCGAGGATTTATACTACCGCCTCTGTGCGGACCTGATCCGGACGCCGTCACTGGCCGAGCAACTCGCGGACGCGCCCGAGGTCATGCACGAACTCCTGCTCCATATGACGAAGCGCACCGTGGGCGACGAAGCCGAGCGCTGCCTGCCGGAGGTCGAGACCTGGATCGGCCAGAATCTTCCTGTGGACTATGCCTGGCCGGGGAACTACCGCGAACTGGAGCAGTGCGTGCGCAATGTGGTGATCCGCCGATCGTACCGTCCGCTGGAGGCTTCTGTCACGGCAGAAGACGATCTCGTAACGGCGTTCCGCAATGGCACGCTGACGGCCGAGGAACTGCTGGCGCGCTACGCGGCGCAGGTCTACCAACTGACAGGCAGTTACGAGGAGGCGGCGCGCCGCATGGGCCTCGACCGGCGCACCGTGAAGGCGAAGGTCGAGGCGTTTCTCCAGAGCGGGGCTCCGTCACTTGGCCTGAAAAGCTGA